The nucleotide sequence TACAATGATCAAATTGTTTGGCATGAAACGAAATCCGCTTTGATGATCGGGTATTTGAAAAGGCTAATTTGATTAGCACCTCAAGGAGCAAGATGGCAAGCGGCATCTGGCTCGAGAAAACTTTATGCTTCTGACCATGCCGTAAAGATTGCAAAAATACAAGCAGGCTACTTTTATCAAAATTTTCATGAAGAACACCAATAATCTGTTGATGCCACCAATTCTTTATCAATCAAGTTTTCGATATCTAAAGCGTCATCCCTGGCAATTTGGATTGGCTGTGATTGGAGTTGCCTTGGGAGTTACCATTGTTCTTTCAATCGATTTGACAAATGCCAGTGCACAAAGATCGATGGAATTGGCAGTCCAATCGGTGAGTGGTCGTTCGACTCATCAAATCATCTCTGACCGGGAATATCTCCCTGAACAGACCTATCGAGAGTTGAAACAAAAACTTGCTTTCAGGAAGGTAGCACCGGTTTTAGAAGGTTATGTAGTTTTGCCAGAGAAACCGGATCAGGTTTTCCAGTTGTTAGGAATTGATCCTTTCGCAGAAGCCCCTTTTCGACCATATCTGCAGGATTTAGGCGGAGGAAACAACGGGAATCTAACAGCATTTTTAACAGAGCCGAATACAGTTGTCTTATCATACGATCTGGCTGATCAATTAGGTATTCAAATTGGAGATTTTTTCGCAGTTGAAATCGGAGGCTTGCCGAAGAAACTTCAGTTGATTGCCTTTCTCAAAATTGATGACAGCTTTGCTCGTCAAGCCCTCTCAAAACTGATGATTGTCGATATCAGCACAGCTCAGGAGTTGCTTCAGCAAAAAGGAAATTTGTCGAGGATAGATCTGATTTTAGTTGGTGATGATGAAGAAAATAAACAACAAATTGAGAAGCTTAATGAGGCTCTTCCCATTGGTGCTCGTGTCGAATCATCACAGACAAGACTTGAGTCTGCTGACAAAATGACTCGTGCCTTCCACTTGAATCTTTCCGCCTTGAGCTTGCTTTCGCTCATTGTAGGGATGTTCTTGATCTACAATACGATGACTTTCTCTGTGGTCCAACGCTACAGCCTTTTGGGTCAACTTCGAGCAGTGGGAGTCACGAGAGGTGAAATATTTCACATTATTCTGATGGAAGCAATTGTGATTGGGATTGTGGGAACTTTCCTTGGTTTGATCGGCGGGAGTCAGTTGGCAAACTTCCTTATCATCTATGTTACTCAAACCATCAACGATTTGTACTATGTTCTTTCTGTTCAAGAACTTCAGTGGTCAAATTTATCTCTTCTCAAAGGTATTGGTCTTGGATTGGGAGCTACTCTTCTTGCTGTGATTCCACCCGCCAAAGAAGCTTCAAATATTCCACCAAGAATGGTTTTGAATCGATCTTCGCGTGAAGAATCGTTTCGCAGAACCCTGCGTTGGAGTTTTTACGCTGGCTTAGGTCTATGCTTCGCAGGAGTCTTTCTATTGTGGCTTCCCTCGAGAGATTTAATCCT is from SAR324 cluster bacterium and encodes:
- a CDS encoding ABC transporter permease — its product is MKNTNNLLMPPILYQSSFRYLKRHPWQFGLAVIGVALGVTIVLSIDLTNASAQRSMELAVQSVSGRSTHQIISDREYLPEQTYRELKQKLAFRKVAPVLEGYVVLPEKPDQVFQLLGIDPFAEAPFRPYLQDLGGGNNGNLTAFLTEPNTVVLSYDLADQLGIQIGDFFAVEIGGLPKKLQLIAFLKIDDSFARQALSKLMIVDISTAQELLQQKGNLSRIDLILVGDDEENKQQIEKLNEALPIGARVESSQTRLESADKMTRAFHLNLSALSLLSLIVGMFLIYNTMTFSVVQRYSLLGQLRAVGVTRGEIFHIILMEAIVIGIVGTFLGLIGGSQLANFLIIYVTQTINDLYYVLSVQELQWSNLSLLKGIGLGLGATLLAVIPPAKEASNIPPRMVLNRSSREESFRRTLRWSFYAGLGLCFAGVFLLWLPSRDLILSYAGLFSLIVGLAFLTPHMTNLAMTLIRPIMTKLFGVLGSMATRGVQAELSRTSVAIAALMVAISAAIGLGIMVGSFRHTVFYWLEQQLWADIYVVPPGNSRHLDKALLPESIDILDKAEGVAHLTRNRRIQVKTAVGEIDLLTLDLPNEGYASYSFKEASKDPWNSFDAKQSIVISEPLSNRLGLSIGGKLMLPTPNGDKIFEIKGVFYDYSSERGHAIIHRNHLEKFWEDPRVNSVALYLEDGWTPERFQDVFDRLNLPQPLIIRSNVSLREVSLEIFDRTFAITGVLQLLVTGVAFLGVLSSLMALQLERQRELGILRATGMTPGQIWRLVTSQCGLMGIVAGALAIPVGIMMAIVLIFVINQRSFGWTFPTLVEPSVLFYNMLLAVFAALLAGLYPALKMSKVPPAVVLREE